The window CAAAGTTACCCTTTCCAAGAACAGCAAGGAAGTTGAAGTGATCAAGACCGATGCGCGCTCCGGTACCAGGGTCGGTGGCAGACGGCAGAGCCTTTCGCTGAGCACCTCCGGGCCCTGTAGCAGCTCCCTGGGGAGCAGCTGCAGGAGCAGGGGATTGTGGCTTGGGGGCAGCGGGCTGTTGCTGGTATTGGGGCTGGCTCGGCTGCGGTGGCAGTGGCTGCTGGGGAGGAGGGTGCTGGGGAGCCATCTGGGGAGGGGGCattgtctgctgctgctgctgttggggcGGAGGTCGTTGCtgagctggctgctgctgagcaggGAAACCCTGGTCTACATTGGCATAATCGGCCGGGTTGTACTTGTGATGCGCTGGAGTCTGAGGACCACCGCCATACTGTCCTCCTGCAGCATAAGGATCCTGCTGTACCGAGTCATATCCAGTTCGATTCTGCGcggcagccatggctgcagaagctgcagcggcagcagaaaGGTCGGAAGGCGCGCGGCCTGGGTGATCCGGCCGTTGAGGCGACGTCTGGTTGGCATACATAAGTCGTGCTGCCTCCGTAGCCTCGGCAGAGGGAGTTCCAGGAGTCGAGCCTGCTCCAGCGCTCGAGAAAGAACCCGATGAAGCGTGGCCGGTGATTGGGCTCTTGCTGGGGCCTCGCAGCGTCTTCTCCGACATGCGCTGCTTCTGGACTCTCATGCCCTCGAGAATTTGGTTGGCCACAGCCATGGACATGCCACAGAAATCCGGGACCAGGTGAACGCACTGGGCGTGACATGTAAGGCCACATTCTATTAAACAAGTCAGATGAGCATGCTTTTAAAGTGAAGAAAAAGTGAATATGACGAGCACGGCGACTTACCTGAGCATTTCCTGCAGTTCTTCTTTCCAAACGGAAGTATGTAACCGCAGTGGCAGCACCAATTGGCCGTGACGTTGGAGAAAGGCTGGAACCTGTGTGGAATGCGGTGGTTGATCTTCTCTTCGTCCGGATCGGTTTCAGCATTGCTCTTGCTGATACACTTGGTGACGACGCTAGGATAACATTTGTTATGGCAGGTATACTTGCAGTCCTCGCACTGCATACCAGCAGAGTACTTGAGGAAATCTCCGCAAAGCGCACAGCGCATGATGTTGTAGAATTGGTGCTGGACAAACTTGTGGCCATACATCTCGTGAACTTCCTCCTTGCGCTGTCGAACAGCGCCCTTTCGTCCCAGACCAAGATCCACCTGTCTCTGTCGGTTTTCCTTGACGAAGCTGAACTCGAGCTGGATCTGCCCAGCCGGCTCAAGGTTGAACCATCCGTCAACAGGACCGGTAACAACCTGCGGCTGAGGGCCCGGATCGCCAAACGGCGCACCTCCTTGACCCTGGCCGCTGCCAGGAGTTTGGGGCGATCCTCCAAAAGAGCCGGAAGTTGGGCTCATTGGGAATTGAGAGCCATGTCCAGAGCTGCCCATTCTGTCAGCAGACACCCAGCCGGAGCTGTTCATCTCGGCCTCGATCCTCTTGCGACGCATCTCCTCGACGATATCCGATATCCGGACCCAGAGCATGGCGATGGGCATGGGGTGCTCAGCGGGCTTGTCGTAGATGGTAAGCTCAATTTCGTTGGCCTTGTCAACCTCTATGTTGTGATACTCGGCTTCCCAACGGTCATTTCTCGACGTCCTTGTTCGGGCCATGACAGTGTCCTCGACCTTAACGGCAACGAAAGTTTCTGGGCCACGAGCAAATCTCCCGGTAGTAGCGTGATCTACATCCTTGATAGCCACGACACGAATGGAAAGCTGACCGCTTAGGGGTTTGCGGAGGTTGGGAGTGTTGATGGAGTCGTCTGGTGGGAAATTGGTTAGCATGAGGAAACTTAAAGTAGAAAGCTCATGAAAGTTCATGTAACAAATAGGCGATAAATTTAGTTATCGCTCCTGATCATGCGTCACTTACCATCTTGGGCGTCGCTGGAGTCCATGTCAACATGCAGTTCCTCGTATCTCTTCAATGCCTGCTTCAAGAGAAGAATCTTCTGCTTGCTTTCGACTCTACGAGCAGCGGCATCGGCTTTACTCTTCCGGTCGCCCTCCATGCCATAAAGCTGAACCATTTTCTCAACGCCTTTGAGATACTGCTCTTCGACGTTGAGCTTGAACTGAATCTGCGACAGCATGTGCTGGATTCGAGGGCCAAGGTAAGGGGTATCGTATTTGATCAAATCTATGAGCGGGGTTTCATGTTAGCAAGAGCTTCCAGTTGTTTTCCTGTAGGCAGGAGGGGAAGATTCGGATGAGGAGAACACCAGACAGGGGGGAGACCCAAGAGCGAGGCGGTGGGCTTCATCATGGCAGACATACCTAGCTTGGTGAAGTTGGGACGAGTCTTGGAGGCTGCTCCAGGGCCGGGAGCACCAAACTTGGGATTCGGCGGCTGCAAATCGCTGGGAGGGCCGTCTCGACTCGAGCCGTAGCCTTGGTCTCCCCACGACGAGGAGGCGTCCTTTGGCGGCGGAGCGGGAGGAGCGCCGGCGTCGTCGCCGCCCAGAGACATGCCCTCGACGCCCTGGCCGACCCTCCGCATCTGGATGTCCCGCAGCTTCTCCTCGAAGAACTGCAGGTTTCGGCGGCCATCGCGCATCTGGGAGTCGAGTCGGGAGCGGACGGCCTCGTTGTTGGTCTGTGACCGCATGGCAttggcggcgttgatgaGCGCCTTCTCCCGCTCAATCTTCTTGGTGATGTTCTGGATTGCCTCGTCCTCATTCATGGTGCCGGCGGTGGGGGCGCGTTGCGTACGCGCAAGACGGGCTTTTGGGTGGTGGaggtgaggaggagggaggagttgaagaagccgaagcTAGATGAGGGGAGGTGGTGAGGAGAGGAGCAGAGCTggcggagagagaaaaaaaacaagcggCTCCACGAGCAACGGCTCCACGAGCGTGGCCAGAGAGGCGGGCgatgagaagctgctggcgaTGCCCGGGAGGCAAAAGGCTGGGAGCGTCTCTGGCGGTGGGAAGAGGGGAGTgcagtaaaataataagagCCTGTCCTTGGCCAAAAGGTGGTGTTTTGGGGTTGGTGGATGTCGTCAGTGATGGGGGGGGAGAGTCGCTAGGCTTGTGGCGGGGTTTATTATCGAATATCGGGTGTTTTGCAGACGAGTAATACAGGCGCTGTAGGTTTAGGGGGCACACGCCGACACTAGCACTGAAGCGCCGTTCTCCAGGGCTCTAAAGCCCAGCTCCGATCCTACAGAGCCAGCCACATGCCACCGGCACAGCGTTGAGGCTATCAGCGCTTTTACAATGGATGTTTCTTTATGTAGGGATGCATTACAATCACAGCGTGGGGTGGGTTGATTGTCAGCATTTACTACCAGGATCGTCGTGCAGCTTTCGAAGGCCAGACTAGTGTTCAGCTCCGAGGTGTGTTGATACGGGTGCCTAGCTGGCACGCTACGGGGTATTACTACACGAATTaaggctgctggagatgttGTCAACAGATAAACACGGTTACGGCGATTTTTCAGGCCGGTAGATGGCTGCTTAGAGTCTGCTCGTGGCAATATCACAAGTCTTTGCAGATACGGAGCTCTTGTTCAGTGCTCAATAAGCGATGATTCAGACCTTATGCGTGATTCcacatcatccatcatcagGCGGAGACATCTGCCGCACATACAGACCTACCCTGTATAATGAACAGGGAGTTGCAATTTCTCATTATACGAGGTTAGTTCTAGACAGTTCTACAGCAGCTGTAGTCAAGATAGCGAGAGTTGTATCCCAGGCATTGCTGATTGGCTGGTGAGGCAAATATTTGTGCTGGGTGGCACTGTTCATACCGTTGTCCAACATCGTATGGGTTGGTTGACATGAGAAGTGCTATGCTCAACTTCTTACTCGACATCGCCGATCAGTTcttgctattaaataatacatGGATGTTAACATCGACAGCGCTTTTAATACTGATATTAATACTTGTAATACTTGTAGGCCTATTAATAGATGACCAAACACCTTGCAACATCTCAGAAAGCACAGTAGATGCCATCTCGTATAAACACATGAGAATCTGCCACCCGCATTCCACCTTTCCACCCTCACACTTCCCACCTTTCCCCGTATCTCCCGTCAATAGTATACTGACTGCTCCCTCGAATCGAACCCAACTCACTTAACCAACCGAGACGGGCACGAGGGAATCTCGGCTCgtgagagacaaaaaagctTGACTGCAAAGTTTATTTACCCGCTACAACCTCCGG is drawn from Trichoderma asperellum chromosome 4, complete sequence and contains these coding sequences:
- the PKC1 gene encoding Serine/threonine kinase (BUSCO:EOG092D0KGE): MNEDEAIQNITKKIEREKALINAANAMRSQTNNEAVRSRLDSQMRDGRRNLQFFEEKLRDIQMRRVGQGVEGMSLGGDDAGAPPAPPPKDASSSWGDQGYGSSRDGPPSDLQPPNPKFGAPGPGAASKTRPNFTKLDLIKYDTPYLGPRIQHMLSQIQFKLNVEEQYLKGVEKMVQLYGMEGDRKSKADAAARRVESKQKILLLKQALKRYEELHVDMDSSDAQDDDSINTPNLRKPLSGQLSIRVVAIKDVDHATTGRFARGPETFVAVKVEDTVMARTRTSRNDRWEAEYHNIEVDKANEIELTIYDKPAEHPMPIAMLWVRISDIVEEMRRKRIEAEMNSSGWVSADRMGSSGHGSQFPMSPTSGSFGGSPQTPGSGQGQGGAPFGDPGPQPQVVTGPVDGWFNLEPAGQIQLEFSFVKENRQRQVDLGLGRKGAVRQRKEEVHEMYGHKFVQHQFYNIMRCALCGDFLKYSAGMQCEDCKYTCHNKCYPSVVTKCISKSNAETDPDEEKINHRIPHRFQPFSNVTANWCCHCGYILPFGKKNCRKCSECGLTCHAQCVHLVPDFCGMSMAVANQILEGMRVQKQRMSEKTLRGPSKSPITGHASSGSFSSAGAGSTPGTPSAEATEAARLMYANQTSPQRPDHPGRAPSDLSAAAAASAAMAAAQNRTGYDSVQQDPYAAGGQYGGGPQTPAHHKYNPADYANVDQGFPAQQQPAQQRPPPQQQQQQTMPPPQMAPQHPPPQQPLPPQPSQPQYQQQPAAPKPQSPAPAAAPQGAATGPGGAQRKALPSATDPGTGARIGLDHFNFLAVLGKGNFGKVMLAETKRSRRLFAIKVLKKEFIIENDEVESIKSEKRVFLIANRERHPFLTNLHACFQTETRVYFVMEYISGGDLMLHIQRGQFGTKRAQFYAAEVCLALKYFHENGVIYRDLKLDNIMLTLDGHIKIADYGLCKEDMWYGSTTSTFCGTPEFMAPEILLDKKYGRAVDWWAFGVLIYQMLLQQSPFRGEDEDEIYDAILADEPLYPIHMPRDSVSILQKLLTREPDQRLGSGPTDAQEVMSQPFFRNINWDDIYHKRVQPPFLPQIKSATDTSNFDSEFTSVTPVLTPVQSVLSQAMQEEFRGFSYTADLE